A portion of the Bactrocera neohumeralis isolate Rockhampton chromosome 2, APGP_CSIRO_Bneo_wtdbg2-racon-allhic-juicebox.fasta_v2, whole genome shotgun sequence genome contains these proteins:
- the LOC126764902 gene encoding protein transport protein Sec23A isoform X1 → MTTYEEFIQQNEDRDGVRLTWNVWPSSRIDAGRLVVPLACLYQPLKERPDLPPIQYEPVLCTRANCRAILNPLCQVDYRAKLWVCNFCFQRNPFPPQYAAISEQHQPAELIPGFSTIEYTITRAPCMPPVFIFLVDTCMDEEELDALKDSLQMSLSLLPPNALVGLITFGKMIQVHELGAEGCSKSYVFRGTKDLTAKQVQDMLGIGRSTSAVPGQPGQQMPGPGQQRPAAAAAPPANRFLQPISKCDSALGDLLSELQRDPWPVPQGKRYLRSTGAALSIAVGLLECTYPNTGARIMSFVGGPCSQGPGQVVDDELKHPIRSHHDIQKDNARYMKKAIKHYDALALRAATNGHCIDIYSCALDQCGLMEMKQCCNSTGGHMVLGDSFNSSLFKQTFQRVFARDARGDLKMAFNGTLEVKCSRELKISGGIGSCVSLNVKNSSVSDVEIGMGNTVQWKMCTVNPSSTMAFFFEVVNQHAAPMPQGGRGCIQFITQYQHANGQRRIRVTTLARNWADASTNLPYISAGFDQEAAAVIMARMVVYRAETDEGPDILRWVDRQLIRLCQKFGEYSKDDPNSFRLAQNFSLFPQFMYHLRRSQFLQVFNNSPDETTFYRHMLMREDLTQSLIMIQPILYSYSFNGPPEPVLLDTSSIQPDRILLMDTFFQILIYHGETIAQWRALKYQDMPEYENFKQLLQAPVDDAQEILQTRFPMPRYIDTEHGGSQARFLLSKVNPSQTHNNMYAYGQPPIGQSTDGGAPVLTDDVSLQLFMEHLKKLAVSSTT, encoded by the exons ATGACGACCTACGAAGAATTCATTCAACAGAATGAAGATCGTGACGGAGTCCGTTTAACTTGGAATGTCTGGCCATCAAGCCGCATAGACGCAGGTCGTCTAGTTGTGCCACTTGCCTGTCTTTACCAACCATTGAAAGAACGTCCTGACTTGCCGCCTATACAATATGAGCCAGTTTTGTGTACCCGTGCCAACTGTCGTGCAATACTCAATCCCCTATGTCAAGTAGATTATCGTGCTAAGTTATGGGTGTGCAATTTTTGTTTCCAACGTAATCCC ttcCCACCTCAATATGCAGCTATTTCGGAACAACATCAGCCTGCCGAATTGATTCCTGGCTTCAGTACAATTGAATATACAATTACCCGTGCCCCTTGCATGCCACCAGTTTTCATATTTCTTGTTGATACCTGTATGGATGAAGAAGAGTTGGATGCTTTAAAAGATTCTTTGCAAATGTCTCTAAGCTTGTTACCTCCAAATGCTCTGGTCGGCCTTATTACCTTCGGAAAGATGATACAGGTACATGAATTGGGAGCAGAGGGATGTTCGAAGAGCTATGTCTTTCGTGGCACCAAAGACCTTACTGCAAAGCAAGTTCAAGATATGTTGGGTATTGGTAGATCGACAAGTGCGGTTCCTGGGCAACCTGGCCAACAAATGCCAGGTCCTGGTCAACAACGTCCCGCTGCAGCAGCTGCGCCTCCAGCCAATCGTTTCCTTCAGCCCATAAGTAAATGTGACAGTGCATTGGGTGACTTGTTGAGTGAATTACAGCGCGACCCTTGGCCGGTACCTCAGGGCAAGCGGTATTTACGTTCAACGGGCGCTGCATTGTCTATTGCAGTTGGCCTACTTGAGTGTACTTATCCAAATACTGGTGCTCGTATTATGAGCTTTGTTGGTGGACCTTGTTCCCAAGGTCCCGGCCAAGTGGTTGACGATGAACTCAAACATCCTATTCGTTCACATCATGACATACAGAAAGATAATGCACGCTACATGAAAAAAGCTATCAAACATTATGATGCGTTAGCTTTAAGGGCCGCTACCAATGGACATTGTATCGATATTTATTCTTGTGCACTTGATCAGTGCGGTCTAATGGAAATGAAACAATGTTGTAATTCAACAGGCGGACATATGGTTTTAGGAGATTCATTCAATTCATCGCTTTTTAAACAAACATTCCAACGGGTGTTTGCTCGTGATGCGCGTGGTGATTTGAAAATGGCATTCAATGGCACACTGGAGGTGAAGTGCTCGCGCGAGCTGAAAATCTCGGGCGGCATCGGTTCGTGTGTGTCGCTGAATGTGAAGAACTCGTCGGTGTCTGATGTGGAGATCGGCATGGGTAACACGGTGCAATGGAAGATGTGTACAGTGAATCCCAGCTCAACAATGGCATTTTTCTTCGAAGTGGTCAACCAACATGCGGCGCCAATGCCGCAAGGAGGACGTGGCTGTATTCAGTTTATAACTCAATATCAGCATGCAAATGGACAACGTCGTATACGTGTAACCACGTTGGCCAGAAA ctgGGCAGATGCATCCACCAATTTACCATATATAAGTGCTGGCTTTGATCAAGAAGCTGCAGCAGTCATTATGGCACGCATGGTTGTGTATCGCGCTGAAACAGATGAAGGTCCCGATATATTGCGTTGGGTTGATCGGCAACTTATTCGCttg TGTCAGAAATTCGGTGAGTACAGCAAGGATGATCCAAACAGCTTCCGTTTAGCCCAGAATTTCAGCCTTTTCCCGCAATTCATGTACCATCTTCGCCGTTCACAATTCCTGCAAGTCTTCAACAACTCACCAGACGAGACCACATTCTACCGGCACATGCTGATGCGCGAGGACCTTACACAGTCGCTAATTATGATACAGCCAATTCTTTACAGCTATTCGTTTAATGGTCCTCCAGAACCAGTCCTCCTCGATACATCGTCTATTCAACCCGATCGTATTTTATTAATGGatacatttttccaaattctCATATACCACGGTGAAACCATTGCACAATGGCGTGCGCTCAAATACCAAGATATGCCCGAGTATGAGAATTTTAAACAGCTACTGCAAGCGCCTGTAGACGATGCTCAGGAGATTTTACAGACACGTTTTCCAATGCCGCGTTACATCGACACCGAGCATGGCGGCTCACAAGCACGTTTCTTGTTGTCTAAAGTAAATCCTTCCCAAACGCATAACAATATGTACGCGTATGGACAG CCACCAATTGGCCAGTCTACG GATGGTGGAGCACCGGTTTTGACAGATGATGTATCGCTACAACTATTCATGGAGCATCTAAAAAAATTGGCAGTTTCATCAACAACATGA
- the LOC126764902 gene encoding protein transport protein Sec23A isoform X2 yields MTTYEEFIQQNEDRDGVRLTWNVWPSSRIDAGRLVVPLACLYQPLKERPDLPPIQYEPVLCTRANCRAILNPLCQVDYRAKLWVCNFCFQRNPFPPQYAAISEQHQPAELIPGFSTIEYTITRAPCMPPVFIFLVDTCMDEEELDALKDSLQMSLSLLPPNALVGLITFGKMIQVHELGAEGCSKSYVFRGTKDLTAKQVQDMLGIGRSTSAVPGQPGQQMPGPGQQRPAAAAAPPANRFLQPISKCDSALGDLLSELQRDPWPVPQGKRYLRSTGAALSIAVGLLECTYPNTGARIMSFVGGPCSQGPGQVVDDELKHPIRSHHDIQKDNARYMKKAIKHYDALALRAATNGHCIDIYSCALDQCGLMEMKQCCNSTGGHMVLGDSFNSSLFKQTFQRVFARDARGDLKMAFNGTLEVKCSRELKISGGIGSCVSLNVKNSSVSDVEIGMGNTVQWKMCTVNPSSTMAFFFEVVNQHAAPMPQGGRGCIQFITQYQHANGQRRIRVTTLARNWADASTNLPYISAGFDQEAAAVIMARMVVYRAETDEGPDILRWVDRQLIRLCQKFGEYSKDDPNSFRLAQNFSLFPQFMYHLRRSQFLQVFNNSPDETTFYRHMLMREDLTQSLIMIQPILYSYSFNGPPEPVLLDTSSIQPDRILLMDTFFQILIYHGETIAQWRALKYQDMPEYENFKQLLQAPVDDAQEILQTRFPMPRYIDTEHGGSQARFLLSKVNPSQTHNNMYAYGQDGGAPVLTDDVSLQLFMEHLKKLAVSSTT; encoded by the exons ATGACGACCTACGAAGAATTCATTCAACAGAATGAAGATCGTGACGGAGTCCGTTTAACTTGGAATGTCTGGCCATCAAGCCGCATAGACGCAGGTCGTCTAGTTGTGCCACTTGCCTGTCTTTACCAACCATTGAAAGAACGTCCTGACTTGCCGCCTATACAATATGAGCCAGTTTTGTGTACCCGTGCCAACTGTCGTGCAATACTCAATCCCCTATGTCAAGTAGATTATCGTGCTAAGTTATGGGTGTGCAATTTTTGTTTCCAACGTAATCCC ttcCCACCTCAATATGCAGCTATTTCGGAACAACATCAGCCTGCCGAATTGATTCCTGGCTTCAGTACAATTGAATATACAATTACCCGTGCCCCTTGCATGCCACCAGTTTTCATATTTCTTGTTGATACCTGTATGGATGAAGAAGAGTTGGATGCTTTAAAAGATTCTTTGCAAATGTCTCTAAGCTTGTTACCTCCAAATGCTCTGGTCGGCCTTATTACCTTCGGAAAGATGATACAGGTACATGAATTGGGAGCAGAGGGATGTTCGAAGAGCTATGTCTTTCGTGGCACCAAAGACCTTACTGCAAAGCAAGTTCAAGATATGTTGGGTATTGGTAGATCGACAAGTGCGGTTCCTGGGCAACCTGGCCAACAAATGCCAGGTCCTGGTCAACAACGTCCCGCTGCAGCAGCTGCGCCTCCAGCCAATCGTTTCCTTCAGCCCATAAGTAAATGTGACAGTGCATTGGGTGACTTGTTGAGTGAATTACAGCGCGACCCTTGGCCGGTACCTCAGGGCAAGCGGTATTTACGTTCAACGGGCGCTGCATTGTCTATTGCAGTTGGCCTACTTGAGTGTACTTATCCAAATACTGGTGCTCGTATTATGAGCTTTGTTGGTGGACCTTGTTCCCAAGGTCCCGGCCAAGTGGTTGACGATGAACTCAAACATCCTATTCGTTCACATCATGACATACAGAAAGATAATGCACGCTACATGAAAAAAGCTATCAAACATTATGATGCGTTAGCTTTAAGGGCCGCTACCAATGGACATTGTATCGATATTTATTCTTGTGCACTTGATCAGTGCGGTCTAATGGAAATGAAACAATGTTGTAATTCAACAGGCGGACATATGGTTTTAGGAGATTCATTCAATTCATCGCTTTTTAAACAAACATTCCAACGGGTGTTTGCTCGTGATGCGCGTGGTGATTTGAAAATGGCATTCAATGGCACACTGGAGGTGAAGTGCTCGCGCGAGCTGAAAATCTCGGGCGGCATCGGTTCGTGTGTGTCGCTGAATGTGAAGAACTCGTCGGTGTCTGATGTGGAGATCGGCATGGGTAACACGGTGCAATGGAAGATGTGTACAGTGAATCCCAGCTCAACAATGGCATTTTTCTTCGAAGTGGTCAACCAACATGCGGCGCCAATGCCGCAAGGAGGACGTGGCTGTATTCAGTTTATAACTCAATATCAGCATGCAAATGGACAACGTCGTATACGTGTAACCACGTTGGCCAGAAA ctgGGCAGATGCATCCACCAATTTACCATATATAAGTGCTGGCTTTGATCAAGAAGCTGCAGCAGTCATTATGGCACGCATGGTTGTGTATCGCGCTGAAACAGATGAAGGTCCCGATATATTGCGTTGGGTTGATCGGCAACTTATTCGCttg TGTCAGAAATTCGGTGAGTACAGCAAGGATGATCCAAACAGCTTCCGTTTAGCCCAGAATTTCAGCCTTTTCCCGCAATTCATGTACCATCTTCGCCGTTCACAATTCCTGCAAGTCTTCAACAACTCACCAGACGAGACCACATTCTACCGGCACATGCTGATGCGCGAGGACCTTACACAGTCGCTAATTATGATACAGCCAATTCTTTACAGCTATTCGTTTAATGGTCCTCCAGAACCAGTCCTCCTCGATACATCGTCTATTCAACCCGATCGTATTTTATTAATGGatacatttttccaaattctCATATACCACGGTGAAACCATTGCACAATGGCGTGCGCTCAAATACCAAGATATGCCCGAGTATGAGAATTTTAAACAGCTACTGCAAGCGCCTGTAGACGATGCTCAGGAGATTTTACAGACACGTTTTCCAATGCCGCGTTACATCGACACCGAGCATGGCGGCTCACAAGCACGTTTCTTGTTGTCTAAAGTAAATCCTTCCCAAACGCATAACAATATGTACGCGTATGGACAG GATGGTGGAGCACCGGTTTTGACAGATGATGTATCGCTACAACTATTCATGGAGCATCTAAAAAAATTGGCAGTTTCATCAACAACATGA
- the LOC126764923 gene encoding gametogenetin-binding protein 2-like, translated as MAKLTDVYRAEDVIDVGYRQIPVVTGSADDSSLMMLMDLSNKGLCIDSPQIRGRELEIFTRKFKLLSADELKLSLEIDSVTFVSLLNQCVPCVGCRRRVERLFYQLTLSGYPTLDPLILRDTCVLTVREELMWSPQALGTLLYRHHEVLSDLLDNKLRNKTRCALHSLDAFRTRPFSEVWREMWFSMKYNCRDRLSTIETTELHEVLENYLKKHKFCQGCRNKIEKAYQILVNETTCKEGFDAALYANIRKPQSEKHIKIITKKVDFLDALIRRAEPEVNGSYSKQRERHAKTLEIAQEEVLTCVGMIMYERLRRIYVSLREEERACQVLAAVAVHALSRSFDMAVERKQGISNLELLYQEMSRAEKAKELRREQKKLKKKLKKIEKKEKLCRKSLKTAADNGDSDAAEADGEEEGEDKDEVDLDMVDEAVDLSDELDEELNKLVDIMDKSLRTEEKEEPTISDKPHLVTASVSKSPAQKKRKQKKQKKHKQQSNGSKKKEIPQQQQQQRVPTVEQSLSANGSHFGSCCDIDANESMAKCDVCLTPQDHCPCENDVRDSGYGSELLTPDNSPINSASSTPEGSEVSCSDGFCNHENGQDMTLEEEHDHHMYDLGNSYMWGDSSLNQKYGSSNWLSLQQMLDNFDEYDDDEENCYIPQEVVLEYQCQREKVEQQRRELRETLKENFARLCKKHKNSKKRNLLPREGHQDQLASN; from the exons ATGGCTAAGCTGACGGATGTATACCGTGCTGAGGATGTGATCGACGTTGGTTACAGACAAATCCCAGTAGTTACAGGCTCGGCCGATGATTCCTCCTTAATG ATGTTAATGGATTTGAGTAACAAAGGCCTCTGCATAGATAGTCCGCAAATTCGTGGGAGAGAGCTTGAAATATTCACGCGAAAGTTTAAACTTTTATCGGCTGATGAACTAAAATTGTCGCTTGAAATAGATAGTGTCACATTCGTGTCCTTATTAAATCAATGTGTGCCATGTGTGGGTTGTCGGCGTCGCGTTGAACGTTTATTCTATCAACTAACGCTTTCAGGATATCCCACTCTAGATCCATTGATACTAAGGGATACGTGCGTTCTTACAGTGCGTGAAGAACTTATGTGGTCACCGCAAGCTTTAGGGACATTACTCTATCGGCATCATGAGGTTCTTAGTGATCTGCTGGATAATAAATTGCGGAATAAAACTCGTTGTGCCCTACATTCATTGGATGCATTTCGCACCAGACCCTTTTCGGAAGTTTGGCGGGAAATGTGGTTCTCAATGAAGTATAATTGTCGAGACAGATTGTCTACCATCGAAACCACGGAACTACACGAAGTACTCgagaactatttgaaaaaacacaaattttgtcAGGGTTGTCGTAATAAG ATCGAAAAGGCATACCAAATACTCGTAAACGAAACGACTTGTAAAGAAGGATTCGACGCGGCTTTATATGCGAATATTAGGAAACCCCAATCCGAGAAgcacattaaaattattacgaAAAAAGTTGATTTCCTCGACGCTCTTATAAGGCGCGCCGAACCTGAAGTTAATGGCAG TTATTCAAAGCAGCGGGAACGTCATGCGAAAACACTTGAAATTGCTCAAGAGGAAGTGTTAACCTGCGTGGGTATGATAATGTATGAGAGGCTTCGTCGTATTTATGTTAGTCTACGCGAAGAAGAGCGGGCCTGTCAAGTGCTGGCGGCAGTTGCCGTTCATGCGTTAAGCCGCAGTTTTGACATGGCGGTGGAACGTAAACAAGGTATCAGTAATTTAGAATTGCTCTATCAGGAAATGAGTCGCGCTGAAAAAGCAAAAGAATTGAGACGGGAacagaaaaaactgaaaaagaagttgaagaaaattgaaaagaagGAAAAGTTATGTCGAAAATCTCTCAAAACTGCTGCTGATAATGGTGATTCTGATGCAGCGGAAGCAGATggagaagaagaaggagaagacAAAGATGAAGTAGACTTGGATATGGTGGATGAGGCGGTGGATTTATCCGACGAATTAGACGAAGAATTGAATAAATTAGTAGATATTATGGATAAATCTTTGCGCACCGAAGAAAAAGAGGAACCTACTATATCTGACAAACCTCATCTTGTAACGGCTTCGGTATCTAAGTCACCCGCTCAAAAGAAACGTaagcaaaagaaacaaaaaaagcacaAACAGCAATCGAATGGcagcaaaaagaaagaaataccgcaacaacaacaacagcaaagagtGCCTACGGTAGAACAATCGCTTTCAGCGAATGGCAGTCACTTCGGCAGCTGCTGCGACATCGATGCCAATGAATCTATGGCCAAATGTGATGTTTGCTTAACTCCACAGGACCACTGTCCATGCGAGAACGACGTACGAGACTCGGGTTATGGCAGTGAGTTATTAACACCTGATAACTCGCCAATTAATAGTGCGTCCAGCACCCCCGAGGGTTCGGAAGTATCTTGCTCCGACGGTTTTTGTAACCATGAAAATGGACAGGACATGACTTTGGAAGAGGAACATGACCACCACATGTACGATTTGGGAAATAGCTATATGTGGGGAGACAGTTCCTTGAACCAAAAATACGGTTCTTCGAACTGGCTTAGCTTGCAGCAAATGCTG GATAACTTCGATGAATATGATGATGACGAAGAGAACTGTTACATTCCTCAAGAAGTGGTTCTGGAGTATCAATGTCAGCGAGAAAAAGTGGAACAGCAACGCAGGGAGTTGCGCGAAACGTTAAAGGAAAATTTTGCGCgtttatgtaaaaaacataaaaatagcaAGAAACGGAACCTGCTGCCCCGAGAAGGACATCAGGACCAGCTTGCATCTAATTAG
- the LOC126764996 gene encoding mediator of RNA polymerase II transcription subunit 27: protein MDKLNSTLGAVRSLRSSVRQCFEQLADGTNAELAEDSRTKFLLKFQENFNNMNAQLREVESLINGLQAPQTPYCLGQTTYLAQETAPERQALYSQLVNSYKWIDKVHDHSFLAFNNLNQNNLRRSYVYCSQKRVRIPFTSCNNFDPDHTDKLLSEINLPLTSYQVCRPFGSNVVVIVTISRVLKAAIVCKGVLIEWVTVKGFDETLDPDDLWAESRYEVFRKVQEHTHIAMLHFFSPTLPDLAIKSYMTWLHSYSKLFLEACKRCGKFVSNGLPPTWRDLRTLEPFHEECRNC, encoded by the exons ATGGACAAACTTAATTCCACGCTGGGCGCAGTGAGATCACTGCGTTCAAGCGTACGCCAATGCTTTGAGCAATTGGCTGATGGTACGAACGCCGAATTGGCTGAAGACAGCCGAACAAAGTTTCTTCTGAAGTTTCAGGAGAATTTTAATAACATGAATGCTCAGCTGAG GGAAGTTGAAAGCTTAATTAATGGTTTACAAGCTCCACAAACACCATACTGCCTTGGTCAAACAACTTACCTTGCGCAAGAGACAGCGCCTGAGCGGCAGGCATTATATTCACAACTGGTGAACAGTTACAAATGGATCGACAAAGTACATGACCATAGTTTTTTGGCTTTTAACAATTTGAATCAAAACAATCTTAGACGGTCATACGTATATTGTTCTCAAAAACGTGTACGTATACCATTTACATCGTGTAATAATTTCGATCCGGA TCACACAGACAAGTTACTAAGCGAAATAAACCTACCACTTACAAGCTATCAAGTGTGTCGACCTTTTGGTTCtaatgttgttgtcatt GTTACAATTAGTCGGGTGCTCAAAGCTGCGATCGTGTGCAAGGGTGTGCTTATTGAATGGGTTACAGTTAAGGGTTTTGACGAAACACTTGACCCAGACGATTTATGGGCTGAATCGCGTTATGAAGTCTTCCGAAAAGTTCAAGAGCATACCCATATTGCAATGTTGCACTTCTTCTCGCCTACACTACCCGACTTGGCCATAAAGAGCTATAtg aCTTGGCTACACAGTTACAGTAAGTTGTTTTTGGAGGCTTGCAAAAGATGTGGAAAATTCGTCTCGAATGGGCTGCCACCAACTTGGCGTGATTTGCGTACACTTGAACCATTTCACGAGGAGTGCCGCAACTGCTGA
- the LOC126765012 gene encoding calcineurin B homologous protein 1 yields the protein MGNKSSLLLRPEEIGQIQEETGFTPNQIERLYSRFTSLDRGDCGTLSREDFLRIPELAINPLCERIVHAFFEDSTDDRVNFRQFMNVLAHFRPINSKKENGLNSREEKLKFAFKMYDLDDDGVISRDELLSILHMMVGANISQDQLISIAERTILEADLCCQGKISFEDFCKALERTDVEQKMSIRFLN from the exons ATGGGTAATAAATCTTCATTGTTACTTCGTCCGGAGGAAATTGGTCAAATTCAAGAAGAGACGGGAT TCACACCTAACCAAATTGAACGACTATACTCCCGCTTTACTTCATTGGATCGCGGAGATTGCGGCACGTTATCTCGTGAAGACTTCCTTCGAATTCCTGAACTAGCAATTAACCCCCTCTGTGAGCGCATCGTACATGCTTTCTTCGAAGATAGTACTGATGACCGTGTAAATTTCCGGCAATTTATGAATGTTCTGGCTCATTTTCGACCAATTAACTCCAAAAAAGAAAATGGCTTAAACAGTCGCGAAGAAAAGCTAAAGT ttGCATTCAAAATGTATGACTTAGATGATGACGGTGTTATAAGCCGAGATGAGCTATTGAGCATTCTTCACATGATGGTTGGTGCAAATATAAGCCAAGACCAGTTAATAAGTATAGCCGAACGTACTATTTTAGAAGCTGATTTATGTTGTCAAGGAAAAATTTCCTTTGAGGACTTTTGTAAAGCTCTGGAGCGCACTGATGTGGAACAGAAAATGTCAATTCGATTTCTCAATTGA